The following coding sequences are from one Streptomyces sp. NBC_00536 window:
- a CDS encoding aminopeptidase P family protein, giving the protein MSDVYAARRGLLRDRCAAAGNSAALITRPANVRYLAGAFPEGAVLLIGPAEDVLFCAASPTGEADEGRLDEHLRLSVLSGPGGDPAVAAADHASGQDVRADALAVEEHHLTVARHRALRSVAPRLRLADLGPAVEQQRLIKDEEEIACLRIAAEIADQALGELLESILVGRTERHLALELERRLVDHGADGPAFPTSVGTGPHSGRSRHRPSDRRVEEGDFLSVCLGANYRGYRCEIGRTFVIGTTPADWQIELYDLVFAAQRAGREALLPGAAYRDVDHAARSVLDSAGHGEALAPWTGHGVGLEIDEDPQLAPTAMGKLDACVPVTVEPGVHLPGRGGVRIDDTLVVRPEADGGPELLTITTKELLAL; this is encoded by the coding sequence TCACGCGTCCGGCCAACGTCCGCTATCTCGCCGGGGCCTTCCCCGAGGGCGCGGTACTGCTGATCGGGCCCGCCGAGGACGTGCTCTTCTGCGCCGCCTCGCCCACGGGCGAAGCGGACGAGGGCCGGCTCGACGAACACCTGCGGCTGTCCGTGCTCTCCGGCCCGGGCGGTGATCCGGCCGTCGCGGCGGCCGACCACGCCTCGGGCCAGGACGTCCGCGCGGACGCGCTCGCCGTCGAGGAACACCACCTCACCGTCGCCCGGCACCGCGCCCTGCGCTCGGTGGCGCCCCGGCTGCGGCTGGCCGACCTCGGACCCGCCGTCGAACAGCAGCGGCTGATCAAGGACGAGGAGGAGATCGCCTGTCTGCGGATCGCCGCCGAGATCGCCGACCAGGCCCTCGGCGAACTCCTGGAGTCCATCCTCGTCGGCCGCACCGAACGCCACCTCGCCCTGGAGCTGGAACGGCGCCTGGTGGACCACGGCGCCGACGGCCCGGCCTTCCCCACCTCCGTCGGCACCGGCCCGCACTCCGGCCGCTCCCGGCACCGGCCCTCCGACCGCCGGGTGGAGGAAGGGGATTTCCTCTCCGTCTGCCTGGGCGCGAACTACCGCGGCTACCGGTGTGAGATCGGCCGTACCTTCGTGATCGGCACCACTCCCGCGGACTGGCAGATCGAGCTGTACGACCTCGTCTTCGCCGCTCAGCGGGCGGGCCGCGAGGCCCTGCTGCCCGGGGCCGCGTACCGCGACGTGGACCACGCGGCGCGCTCCGTACTGGACTCCGCGGGCCATGGTGAAGCCCTCGCTCCGTGGACCGGACACGGCGTCGGCCTCGAAATCGACGAGGACCCGCAGCTTGCACCTACAGCAATGGGTAAACTGGACGCTTGCGTGCCGGTCACCGTCGAACCGGGGGTTCACCTCCCGGGCCGGGGCGGCGTCCGGATCGATGACACGCTCGTCGTACGCCCTGAGGCGGACGGCGGACCCGAGCTACTCACCATCACGACCAAGGAGCTGCTCGCGCTCTAG
- the efp gene encoding elongation factor P, translated as MASTNDLKNGMVLKLDGGQLWSVVEFQHVKPGKGPAFVRTKLKSVMSGKVVDKTFNAGTKVETATIDRRDMQFSYMDGDYFVFMDMDTFDQLMVDKKAVGNAANFLIEGFTASVAQHEGEVLYVELPAAVELVIEHTDPGVQGDRSTGGTKPATLQTGHEIQVPLFVTTGEKVKVDTRTSDYLGRVNS; from the coding sequence GTGGCTTCCACGAACGACCTCAAGAACGGCATGGTGCTCAAGCTCGACGGGGGCCAGCTCTGGTCCGTCGTCGAGTTCCAGCACGTCAAGCCCGGCAAGGGCCCGGCCTTCGTGCGCACCAAGCTCAAGAGCGTGATGTCCGGCAAGGTCGTCGACAAGACGTTCAACGCCGGCACCAAGGTCGAGACGGCCACCATTGACCGCCGTGACATGCAGTTCTCGTACATGGACGGCGACTACTTCGTCTTCATGGACATGGACACCTTCGACCAGCTGATGGTCGACAAGAAGGCCGTCGGCAACGCCGCCAACTTCCTGATCGAGGGCTTCACCGCCTCCGTCGCGCAGCACGAGGGCGAGGTGCTCTACGTCGAGCTGCCGGCCGCCGTCGAGCTCGTGATCGAGCACACGGACCCGGGCGTCCAGGGCGACCGTTCCACCGGTGGCACCAAGCCCGCGACCCTGCAGACCGGTCACGAGATCCAGGTCCCGCTCTTCGTCACCACCGGCGAGAAGGTCAAGGTCGACACCCGTACCAGCGACTACCTCGGCCGGGTGAACAGCTAA